The Benincasa hispida cultivar B227 chromosome 11, ASM972705v1, whole genome shotgun sequence genome has a segment encoding these proteins:
- the LOC120091378 gene encoding pectinesterase/pectinesterase inhibitor PPE8B-like, translated as MAKLTTKPLQFCCFFFILLFPILPATSSVDLVQTECLKVPFSQFSNSLLSTIDGVRQVMTIFSPFTKLLGDLRLSTAISDCLDLLDSSVDQLSWSLSATQNPKAKDYSTGDLSSDLKTWLSAAVVNPETCIDGFEGTNSFIKGLVSGGIDQLTSQLYDLLSMVKSFPNNQPAEFPSWVKSEDRNLLHLNDLAADATVAADGTGDFTSVMDAVRAAPDNSIQRYVIYIKRGVYLENVEIKKKKWNLMMIGDGIDATIISGKRNFVDGWTTFRSATFAVSGRGFIARDITFENTAGPEKHQAVALRSDSDLSVFFRCRIRGYQDTLYTHTMRQFYRECQISGTVDFLFGDGTVVFQNCTILAKKGLPNQKNTITAQGRKDPNQPTGFSIQFCNISADSDLEPLVNTTATYLGRPWKEYSRTIIMQSYMSDAIRPEGWLEWNGDFALNTLFYAEFMNHGPGARLAKRVNWPGYRRLNHTSEATNFTVAQFIEGNMWLPSTGVKFTAGLGAN; from the exons ATGGCCAAATTAACCACAAAACCCCTTCAGTTTTGCtgcttcttcttcatcctcttgTTTCCGATACTTCCGGCTACCTCTTCAGTGGATCTTGTGCAGACAGAATGCTTGAAGGTACCCTTCTCCCAGTTCTCTAACTCACTTCTCTCCACCATCGACGGTGTACGACAGGTGATGACCATTTTCTCTCCATTCACTAAATTACTGGGTGATTTACGGCTTTCCACCGCCATTTCCGACTGTCTCGATTTGCTCGACTCTTCTGTTGATCAGTTGAGCTGGTCCCTCTCCGCCACCCAAAATCCCAAGG CTAAAGACTACAGCACAGGAGATCTGAGTTCTGATCTGAAGACATGGCTGAGCGCTGCAGTGGTTAATCCAGAAACATGCATTGATGGATTTGAGGGCACCAATAGCTTTATCAAAGGTCTTGTATCCGGGGGCATCGACCAGTTAACTTCACAGCTCTATGACCTTCTTTCCATGGTGAAATCTTTCCCCAATAATCAGCCGGCTGAGTTTCCTTCATGGGTGAAATCTGAGGACCGGAATCTGCTGCATCTAAATGACTTGGCTGCCGATGCCACTGTGGCCGCCGATGGGACTGGGGATTTCACCAGTGTGATGGATGCGGTTCGAGCGGCCCCTGACAATAGCATACAACGTTATGTTATATACATTAAGAGGGGTGTGTATTTGGAGAACGTGgagatcaagaagaagaagtggAATCTCATGATGATTGGAGATGGAATCGATGCCACCATCATATCGGGTAAGCGGAATTTTGTTGACGGTTGGACAACATTCCGCTCAGCGACCTTTGCTGTAAGTGGAAGAGGATTCATAGCGCGAGACATAACATTCGAGAATACTGCAGGGCCAGAGAAACATCAAGCAGTGGCACTTAGATCCGACTCGGATCTATCGGTATTTTTTCGATGCCGAATTAGAGGGTACCAAGACACGCTGTATACGCACACCATGCGCCAATTCTACCGCGAGTGCCAAATCAGTGGCACCGTTGATTTTCTGTTCGGCGATGGCACCGTTGTTTTCCAAAACTGCACCATCCTCGCGAAGAAGGGTCTTCCCAACCAGAAAAACACCATCACTGCTCAGGGCCGGAAAGACCCAAACCAACCCACCGGCTTCTCCATTCAATTCTGCAACATCTCTGCGGACTCAGACCTTGAACCCTTGGTTAACACCACGGCAACGTACCTTGGAAGACCATGGAAGGAATATTCCAGAACCATTATCATGCAGTCATATATGAGCGACGCCATTAGGCCAGAAGGTTGGCTTGAGTGGAACGGCGATTTTGCATTGAATACACTATTCTATGCTGAGTTTATGAATCATGGGCCGGGGGCGCGATTGGCGAAGCGTGTCAATTGGCCCGGTTACCGCCGACTGAATCATACCAGTGAAGCTACTAACTTCACCGTGGCTCAATTCATTGAAGGAAACATGTGGTTGCCGTCCACGGGTGTCAAATTCACTGCAGGACTCGGAGCTAATTAA